The following coding sequences lie in one Alloacidobacterium dinghuense genomic window:
- a CDS encoding glycogen/starch/alpha-glucan phosphorylase: MEKLAFPAPIVQIEDDRTATSVEALKRAILDNLYYIVGTTQANASNQEFFAAVAYTVRDRILARWFATLACYKQQDVRVVCYLSAEFLMGPHLANNLLNLDLEEPIRQAVAELGRDLGVIEEQESEPGLGNGGLGRLAACYLDSMATLGVPAIGYGIRYEFGIFSQQIRDGWQVELTDYWLRYGNPWEIRHPHEAVEVGYGGRTEGWTDSTGRYRVRWVPASVVRGVPYNTPIVGYRSGIANDLRLWRSESTESFYFDRFNSGDYQGAVAGKTFAENISKVLYPNDEEIQGKELRLQQQYFFTSCALQDMIRLHLRAGRQIDTFHEKWAIQLNDTHPSIGVAELMRLLVDEHGLDWEKAWEITSNTFSYTNHTLLPEALERWPRPMFASILPRHLEIINEINARFLSEVRKHFDGDEARVSRMSIIDEHGEKFVRMANLACVGSYRVNGVAALHTELLKKEVLRDFYELWPEKFINVTNGVTPRRWLAVSNPEQSALMTRRVGNGWLNNLDELKQLEGLAEDAAFRAEWRRVQHDVKVRLTNYILEATGISVDPSSMFDVLVKRIHEYKRQHLKVLHILTLYFRLKRKPNLEMAPRTFLFGGKAAPGYAMAKLIIKLINSVAEVVNTDPDVKHRLKVVFLPDYDVSLGQKVYPAADLSEQISTAGKEASGTGNMKFAMNGALTIGTLDGANIEIRDAVGHENFFLFGLTADQVQSTLAQGYRPRAIYESNPFLREVIDSISSGQFSHRDQNLFRPLLDQLLNSDPYLLFADYQSYIDCQDRVTEIYRDQEQWSRMAILNAARMGKFSSDRSIREYSENIWRVAAITLC, from the coding sequence ATGGAGAAGCTGGCATTTCCGGCACCCATCGTGCAGATTGAGGACGACCGCACGGCCACCAGCGTGGAGGCCTTGAAACGGGCCATTCTGGACAACCTTTACTACATCGTAGGAACAACCCAGGCAAACGCCAGTAATCAGGAATTCTTCGCCGCAGTCGCCTATACGGTTCGCGACCGAATCCTCGCGAGATGGTTCGCGACGTTGGCCTGCTACAAGCAGCAGGATGTCCGCGTTGTGTGTTACCTATCGGCTGAGTTCCTGATGGGACCGCATCTGGCGAATAACCTCCTCAACCTGGATCTTGAAGAACCTATCCGGCAAGCTGTAGCTGAATTGGGCCGTGATCTCGGTGTCATCGAGGAACAGGAGAGCGAACCAGGTCTAGGCAACGGTGGTCTTGGCCGTCTGGCCGCGTGCTATCTCGACTCTATGGCAACGCTCGGCGTTCCTGCCATCGGATATGGAATACGGTACGAATTCGGTATTTTCAGCCAGCAAATCCGCGATGGATGGCAGGTGGAACTCACGGATTATTGGCTCCGATACGGAAATCCGTGGGAAATCCGGCACCCCCATGAAGCCGTCGAAGTGGGCTACGGCGGCCGCACGGAAGGCTGGACGGATTCAACCGGAAGATACCGGGTGCGGTGGGTACCCGCATCGGTAGTCAGGGGCGTTCCATACAACACCCCAATAGTGGGGTACCGGTCGGGCATAGCAAACGACCTGCGGTTATGGAGATCCGAATCGACTGAATCTTTCTATTTCGATCGCTTCAACAGCGGCGATTATCAGGGAGCTGTTGCAGGCAAGACCTTTGCTGAAAACATCTCGAAAGTCCTGTATCCAAATGACGAAGAAATTCAGGGCAAAGAGCTTCGTCTCCAGCAACAGTATTTTTTCACCTCGTGTGCCCTGCAGGACATGATCCGGCTGCACCTGCGTGCTGGCCGGCAAATCGACACCTTCCACGAAAAATGGGCGATCCAGCTGAATGACACACACCCGTCCATCGGCGTCGCGGAACTCATGCGCCTGTTGGTCGATGAGCATGGTCTCGATTGGGAGAAGGCATGGGAAATCACTTCCAACACATTCAGCTATACCAATCACACGCTCCTTCCTGAAGCTCTGGAACGCTGGCCTCGGCCGATGTTCGCCTCGATTCTTCCGCGGCACCTTGAGATCATCAACGAAATCAACGCGCGCTTCTTGTCGGAGGTCCGCAAGCATTTCGATGGGGATGAGGCGAGGGTCTCAAGGATGTCGATCATCGATGAACATGGCGAGAAGTTTGTGCGCATGGCGAATCTGGCTTGTGTGGGAAGCTATCGCGTCAACGGCGTTGCGGCGTTGCATACTGAATTGTTGAAGAAAGAAGTCCTTCGTGACTTCTATGAATTGTGGCCCGAGAAATTCATCAACGTAACGAATGGTGTGACGCCGCGGAGATGGCTCGCTGTGAGCAACCCGGAGCAATCGGCTCTGATGACGCGACGGGTAGGAAATGGATGGCTCAACAACCTCGATGAGTTGAAACAGCTTGAAGGGCTCGCCGAAGACGCTGCTTTTCGCGCGGAATGGCGCAGAGTGCAGCACGATGTGAAGGTTCGATTGACGAATTACATATTAGAAGCGACAGGGATTTCTGTAGATCCCAGCTCAATGTTTGACGTCCTCGTCAAGAGAATCCATGAGTACAAGAGGCAGCATCTGAAGGTCCTACACATCCTCACGCTCTATTTCCGGCTGAAGCGAAAACCGAACCTGGAGATGGCTCCGCGTACGTTCTTGTTTGGCGGAAAGGCGGCACCTGGCTACGCCATGGCCAAGCTGATCATCAAACTCATCAACTCCGTCGCCGAAGTCGTCAACACCGACCCGGATGTGAAGCATCGTCTGAAGGTAGTCTTTCTTCCTGACTATGACGTTTCGCTCGGACAGAAGGTGTATCCAGCCGCGGATCTTAGCGAGCAGATATCCACTGCCGGCAAAGAGGCTTCAGGCACCGGGAATATGAAGTTCGCCATGAATGGAGCGCTCACGATAGGAACGCTCGATGGAGCCAACATCGAAATCAGAGATGCTGTGGGCCATGAGAACTTCTTCCTGTTTGGTCTTACGGCAGATCAAGTGCAATCCACGCTGGCACAAGGGTATCGTCCGCGGGCAATCTATGAATCCAACCCCTTCCTTCGAGAAGTGATCGACAGCATTTCGTCGGGGCAGTTCTCTCACCGAGATCAAAACCTCTTCCGGCCGCTTCTCGATCAGTTGCTCAACAGCGATCCATATCTTCTCTTTGCTGATTATCAGTCGTACATCGATTGTCAGGACCGAGTGACGGAAATCTATCGGGACCAGGAGCAGTGGTCCAGGATGGCGATCCTGAATGCTGCAAGGATGGGAAAGTTTTCCTCCGATCGCTCCATTCGCGAGTACAGTGAGAACATTTGGCGAGTAGCAGCAATTACTCTTTGCTAG
- a CDS encoding M24 family metallopeptidase, whose amino-acid sequence MNSPQQVCSPTRSLALLHSIHKPGLRASELNEKWSRLEAVLDRSQLSAILLQCNENIAWITAGQVEARVLIPGETAVTSLLLTRTGRKYYLAPNNEAPRLADEEFCDLEYEPVITPWHEDGVAAIHRLAGDGAIGTDHGLDGLTPVDMAPLRAPLTAAEVERFRWLAERTAAMTAEALAELEPGITEDQMSADVAQRLLAEGILPTVLLMAADDRIRKYKHAVSRGAVLERYGMLNLCARKWGLAVSITRFVHFGAPSQQLTDAFAACAEVNAKLLHASRSGATSAELYAVAENAYRIVGFPGEEQFHHQGGPAGYMEREWIATPKGQQTLTETEVLAWNPSIRGAKVEDTALLHNGAVEVLTLTPSLPQITTTIEGIAYPSADLLIR is encoded by the coding sequence ATGAACAGCCCACAGCAGGTATGCTCTCCAACGCGCAGTCTCGCTCTTCTTCATTCCATTCACAAGCCCGGTCTCCGCGCTTCGGAGCTGAATGAAAAATGGTCGCGCCTGGAGGCTGTTTTGGATCGCTCTCAGTTGTCGGCGATTCTCCTGCAGTGCAATGAGAACATTGCATGGATCACCGCAGGACAAGTCGAAGCACGGGTACTTATCCCTGGAGAAACTGCTGTTACTTCCCTGCTGCTGACGCGCACAGGCCGCAAGTACTATCTCGCTCCGAATAACGAGGCTCCACGGCTGGCAGATGAAGAGTTCTGTGATCTTGAGTACGAGCCGGTGATCACGCCTTGGCATGAAGACGGCGTGGCCGCAATACATCGGCTGGCAGGTGATGGCGCGATCGGCACAGATCACGGGCTAGATGGGCTTACTCCGGTGGACATGGCACCATTACGCGCGCCTCTCACAGCAGCTGAAGTAGAGCGTTTCCGCTGGCTTGCGGAGCGCACCGCGGCGATGACAGCAGAGGCACTTGCGGAGCTTGAGCCGGGAATTACCGAAGATCAGATGTCTGCCGATGTCGCTCAGCGCCTGCTTGCTGAAGGCATCCTCCCGACAGTGCTGCTGATGGCTGCGGATGACCGCATTCGCAAATATAAGCACGCGGTTTCACGCGGAGCAGTTCTGGAACGCTACGGGATGCTGAATCTTTGTGCCCGCAAGTGGGGACTCGCCGTTTCGATCACACGATTTGTGCACTTCGGCGCGCCTTCACAGCAACTCACGGATGCTTTCGCAGCCTGCGCAGAAGTGAATGCAAAGCTGCTGCATGCGAGCCGCAGCGGCGCCACTTCTGCCGAGTTGTATGCCGTCGCTGAGAACGCTTATCGCATAGTTGGTTTTCCGGGTGAAGAACAATTCCATCACCAGGGAGGCCCGGCAGGATATATGGAGCGCGAATGGATTGCGACGCCGAAGGGTCAACAAACACTGACCGAGACTGAGGTTCTTGCGTGGAATCCGAGCATCCGCGGCGCTAAGGTTGAAGACACTGCACTCCTGCACAATGGAGCAGTCGAAGTGCTCACGCTGACGCCATCGCTTCCGCAAATCACGACGACGATCGAAGGGATCGCGTATCCTTCTGCCGATCTTCTGATTCGGTGA
- a CDS encoding fibronectin type III-like domain-contianing protein, which translates to MPSWRLPIFHACLHGAEVAQLYVGDLSAKIKRPVKELEGYQKVRLNPGEKQHVSLTLDRRALAYWDVNSNDWRIDPGQFTVYVGDSSANTPLTTDFTVSQ; encoded by the coding sequence ATGCCGAGTTGGAGGTTACCGATTTTCCATGCATGCCTTCACGGGGCCGAAGTTGCGCAGCTCTACGTTGGCGATCTTTCTGCCAAAATCAAGCGGCCCGTGAAGGAACTGGAGGGCTATCAAAAGGTGCGTCTCAATCCCGGCGAGAAGCAGCATGTCTCGCTCACGTTGGATCGCCGCGCGCTCGCTTATTGGGACGTCAATAGCAATGACTGGCGGATCGATCCCGGCCAGTTCACTGTTTACGTTGGCGACTCGTCCGCAAATACACCGCTCACCACAGACTTCACGGTTTCTCAGTAG